AGAATACTGCACCTGAGTGGATGGTGAGTGTGCTTGAGGAAGAAAAGAACACGAGACGCTTCTTTTCGCACCCAGACGGAACACTTGGGGTAGCCACTCCAATCCCGATGGCAGAGCTGTGTGTGCAGTGCCATGGGCCCGCGGAGGGAATCAGTGCGGAGGTCAAAGAGGCCCTTGGAGCGGCGTACCCCGAGGACGAGGCGACCGGGTATAAGCCTGGTGACACCCGTGGTTGGTTCTGGATTGAAGTCCCGGCAGAAAGCTAGGCGCTTTTTGGGGTTTTTACTTTTGCGTCGCTCGGCCGAATATAATTCGGCTCCAGCTGCTTCCAGGAAAGCGTCTGACTGGCGAGCGCTTTTTCGCGTCCGAGAAGGGCAAGAGAGTAGGGCGACGGGCAATCCCAGCCCTCACCAAACCGGCTAACGTTCTTGGGGAGGTCTTCGAAGAATTTCGAGTATGCGTCAAGGCCGGGGCCTACCACGCTCACCGCGCTCGCTTCGGCCAGTCGTCGAATCGTGTTCGCGCACTCAGTTGGCGAGAGCGCTTTGTCAGCTTGGACGAGTTGAAAGTCCTCATCCAATACCGAGATGTAGCACTCGTTTCTTCGCGCGTCGGCTAGGGCGACCGTGACCTCCCTGCGCGCAGCCCAGACAGGCCTCGCCATTGCGGCCAAGCTCGAGACACCCACCACAGCTACTCCTGCCGAGAGGGCGAGCGCCTTGGCGTTTGCGAGTCCCACTCGAAGGCCGGTGAAGCTCCCCGGGCCGAGTCCAACACTGATCAAATCCAAATCAGCAACGCTCAAACCGTGTGATTCGAGCGTCTGTGAGATGTTTTTCAAGAGGCTCGCCGCATGGTTGTTATTGGCGAGGTGCTGGCGCCTCTCCAAGAGATTCTGCCCACGAACCAAAGCGATTGTCTGAAT
This Microvenator marinus DNA region includes the following protein-coding sequences:
- the tsaB gene encoding tRNA (adenosine(37)-N6)-threonylcarbamoyltransferase complex dimerization subunit type 1 TsaB; this translates as MKAENEFELVLALDTSSKIQTIALVRGQNLLERRQHLANNNHAASLLKNISQTLESHGLSVADLDLISVGLGPGSFTGLRVGLANAKALALSAGVAVVGVSSLAAMARPVWAARREVTVALADARRNECYISVLDEDFQLVQADKALSPTECANTIRRLAEASAVSVVGPGLDAYSKFFEDLPKNVSRFGEGWDCPSPYSLALLGREKALASQTLSWKQLEPNYIRPSDAKVKTPKSA